A genomic segment from uncultured Desulfuromonas sp. encodes:
- a CDS encoding sterol desaturase family protein yields the protein MMFDENLLRSAVFTIAFLAVALCEVYWPRRNRHFSKRIRWQRNLGLIGIDTIIVRLLMPFTVVMIAESATQYHVGLLNLVAWPLWIKAVVALIWMDLVIYWQHRWFHQLNGLWRLHKVHHLDMDIDVTSGLRFHPGEILLSFLVKSAAVVVMGVPGVMVIVSESLINSAAMFNHGNLAIPSSVDRLLRRILVTPDMHRIHHSVLVRETNSNYGFCLSWWDYLFNSYTDQPDKGHDAMELGLSGYRTFEKHTLLYLLKLPFVTFQQSGMSTKK from the coding sequence ATGATGTTTGATGAAAACCTCCTGCGGAGTGCTGTTTTCACCATTGCTTTTCTCGCCGTCGCTCTCTGTGAAGTCTATTGGCCACGGCGTAACCGACATTTCTCCAAACGAATTCGTTGGCAGAGAAATCTGGGCTTGATCGGTATCGATACCATCATTGTTCGCCTGTTGATGCCGTTCACTGTCGTGATGATTGCTGAGTCTGCTACCCAGTACCACGTTGGGCTGCTGAATCTCGTCGCCTGGCCACTGTGGATAAAAGCTGTTGTTGCTTTGATCTGGATGGATCTGGTGATTTATTGGCAACACAGATGGTTCCATCAATTGAACGGCTTGTGGAGACTACATAAAGTCCATCATCTTGACATGGATATTGACGTGACCTCAGGACTACGCTTTCACCCGGGTGAAATCCTGTTGTCATTTCTGGTTAAATCAGCCGCAGTTGTTGTTATGGGGGTTCCTGGAGTGATGGTCATTGTTTCCGAGAGCCTTATCAATAGTGCGGCAATGTTTAACCATGGCAATCTGGCTATTCCTTCTTCTGTCGACCGGCTGTTACGCCGTATCCTCGTCACACCGGATATGCATCGTATTCATCATTCCGTTCTTGTTCGGGAAACCAACTCCAATTATGGTTTTTGCCTGTCCTGGTGGGACTACCTGTTTAACAGCTATACCGATCAACCGGACAAAGGGCATGATGCCATGGAACTTGGTCTTTCCGGCTATCGAACTTTTGAAAAGCACACGTTGCTTTATCTCCTCAAATTGCCTTTTGTGACTTTTCAGCAAAGTGGCATGTCCACAAAAAAATAG